One stretch of Streptomyces agglomeratus DNA includes these proteins:
- a CDS encoding HAD family hydrolase: protein MGTDNLTETLAGTVAVLFDFDGPLCDVFAGRPAPEVARELALLAASTDPALSAKLSETDDPLEVLRLTHAANPELGLRVEEALTAAEVEAVAVAGEPTPGAVAALEAVRAAGRKIAVVSNNSGESVRVFLGRHDLAEHVLEVVGRAERQPDLMKPNPHSLLKAAELLEVDVTLCALIGDSLTDIQAAHKVGAAAIGYANKPHKHQTFTEAGAEAVTEDMQAIADAIQPPQSND, encoded by the coding sequence ATGGGCACTGACAACCTGACTGAGACGCTGGCCGGTACCGTAGCCGTGCTTTTCGACTTCGACGGCCCCCTGTGCGACGTGTTCGCGGGACGCCCGGCGCCCGAGGTGGCAAGGGAACTGGCTCTGCTGGCGGCGAGCACCGACCCGGCGCTGAGCGCGAAGCTGTCCGAGACCGACGATCCGCTCGAAGTGCTGCGGCTGACGCACGCGGCGAACCCGGAGCTGGGGTTGCGGGTGGAAGAGGCACTCACCGCGGCTGAGGTCGAGGCGGTGGCGGTAGCGGGAGAGCCGACGCCGGGGGCGGTCGCTGCGCTGGAAGCGGTGCGCGCGGCAGGCCGGAAGATCGCCGTGGTGAGCAACAACTCAGGTGAGTCTGTCCGGGTGTTCCTCGGCCGACATGATCTCGCCGAGCACGTGCTGGAGGTAGTGGGGCGCGCGGAACGGCAGCCCGACCTCATGAAGCCGAACCCGCATTCTTTGCTCAAGGCCGCCGAGCTGCTCGAAGTGGACGTCACCTTGTGCGCGTTGATCGGCGACTCGCTGACGGACATCCAGGCCGCCCACAAGGTCGGTGCCGCAGCAATCGGGTACGCCAACAAGCCGCACAAGCACCAGACGTTCACCGAGGCCGGGGCCGAGGCCGTCACCGAGGACATGCAAGCCATCGCTGACGCGATCCAGCCGCCGCAGTCGAACGACTGA
- a CDS encoding cytochrome P450 family protein, which produces MNDPLQDPRFFVDPYPTYARLRNAAPVQKVPTGSGGRYSFVVTGYAEAREAFTDPRLSKNTARFFAGRPSQRDLHPAVSQNMLATDPPQHARLRGLVTKAFTTGAVARLRPYITGLVDELLDAWPDHGPVDLVESLAVPLPVTVICEMLGVPEADRRLVRTWSGDLFAAGDSTRIDAASHAVAGYMTDLVTARRGSPGESLLDDLIAVRDGQDKLTEDELVSLAVLLLVAGHETTTNFIGNAALALLQHPESLARLRAEPQLLGNALDELLRFDSPVGIATFRYSTEALTLGGTVIPEGVPVLIAPGAANRDPDRFPAPDQLDLDRGASGHLAFGHGIHRCLGAPLARAEGELALRAVISRFPDVRLAVPAEELDWRHTRLMRGLTTLPLIV; this is translated from the coding sequence GTGAACGACCCGTTGCAGGACCCGCGGTTCTTCGTCGATCCCTACCCGACGTACGCCCGGCTGCGGAACGCGGCGCCCGTGCAGAAGGTGCCGACCGGTTCGGGAGGGCGCTACAGCTTCGTGGTCACGGGCTACGCGGAGGCCCGGGAGGCGTTCACCGATCCCAGGCTCTCGAAGAACACCGCGCGGTTCTTCGCCGGCCGGCCGTCGCAGCGCGATCTCCATCCGGCCGTGTCCCAGAACATGCTGGCCACCGACCCCCCGCAGCACGCGCGGCTGCGGGGCCTGGTGACGAAGGCGTTCACCACCGGGGCCGTCGCGCGGTTGCGCCCCTACATCACCGGGCTGGTCGACGAGCTGCTCGACGCCTGGCCGGACCACGGGCCGGTGGACCTCGTCGAGAGCCTCGCGGTACCGCTGCCGGTCACCGTCATCTGCGAGATGCTGGGGGTACCGGAAGCCGATCGCCGGCTCGTGCGTACGTGGTCGGGCGATCTGTTCGCCGCCGGGGATTCCACCCGGATCGACGCCGCCTCCCACGCCGTCGCCGGTTACATGACCGACCTTGTCACCGCCAGGCGCGGCTCGCCCGGCGAGAGCCTGCTCGACGACCTCATCGCCGTACGCGACGGCCAGGACAAGCTGACCGAGGACGAACTCGTGTCGCTCGCCGTGCTCCTGCTGGTGGCCGGTCACGAGACCACCACCAACTTCATCGGCAACGCGGCCCTGGCCCTCCTCCAGCACCCCGAGTCGCTGGCACGCCTGAGGGCCGAGCCGCAGCTCCTCGGGAACGCGCTGGACGAGCTGCTGCGCTTCGACTCGCCTGTCGGGATCGCCACGTTCCGCTACAGCACCGAAGCGCTCACGCTGGGCGGGACCGTGATCCCCGAAGGCGTTCCGGTACTCATCGCCCCCGGAGCCGCCAACCGCGACCCCGACCGCTTCCCGGCGCCGGACCAGCTCGACCTCGACCGCGGAGCCAGCGGGCACCTCGCCTTCGGCCACGGCATCCACAGATGCCTGGGAGCCCCCCTCGCACGAGCCGAAGGCGAACTCGCACTCCGGGCGGTCATCTCCCGCTTCCCCGACGTCCGGCTCGCAGTCCCCGCCGAGGAACTGGACTGGCGCCACACCCGACTGATGCGCGGCCTCACAACCCTGCCGCTGATCGTCTGA
- a CDS encoding MAB_1171c family putative transporter yields the protein MIDLLFSGVAIVLLLAAGYWVRGRGGHRPTGTWAMAALLTSFALAFASYVSFVQSAVESVVPHVGRLLSNSFTLAAATAVLAFMLQLNLEPDEARRSIRLRVLFLGISVVGMAALFTAGQLNDQSPQLHALYVLVYITYLGVTAKDFGKQTWKQSNHSRRKSQRIGLRVTAAGCLFALLYAAYKVFGLVSIGLELGLLPHGVRCSTPISPFRCVFSVTAPALAVLLITVGLTLPAVVWPVSQFLRRRWESRSFAALAPLWEDISGATPEVVLASAGFPEERHADDSDFLLHRRVIEINDGGLALRPHRSQRVREDAERAVATRGLAGTPEGDAIVEAAILRAAVRAKKTGSEPQTEAAPPAPRTASRAGNLRSETEWLLLVAHAYAQGEVVRTPTDELAPSGTDPQA from the coding sequence ATGATCGACCTGTTGTTCTCGGGCGTGGCCATCGTGCTTCTCCTCGCCGCCGGCTACTGGGTCCGCGGGCGGGGCGGTCACCGGCCGACCGGCACGTGGGCCATGGCCGCGCTGCTGACGTCCTTCGCCCTCGCCTTCGCCTCGTACGTGTCGTTCGTGCAGAGCGCCGTCGAAAGCGTCGTCCCGCACGTCGGCCGCCTCCTCAGCAACTCGTTCACGCTGGCCGCGGCGACCGCCGTCCTGGCGTTCATGCTCCAGCTCAACCTGGAGCCCGACGAGGCCAGGCGAAGCATCCGGCTGCGGGTGCTTTTCCTCGGGATCTCCGTCGTCGGCATGGCGGCCCTGTTCACCGCCGGGCAGCTGAACGACCAGTCGCCCCAACTGCACGCGCTCTACGTGCTGGTCTACATCACGTACCTGGGTGTCACCGCGAAGGACTTCGGCAAGCAGACCTGGAAGCAGTCGAACCACTCACGGCGCAAGAGCCAGCGCATCGGACTGCGCGTCACCGCCGCCGGCTGCCTCTTCGCACTGCTGTACGCCGCGTACAAGGTGTTCGGCCTGGTATCCATCGGACTCGAACTGGGCCTCCTCCCGCACGGCGTCCGGTGCTCGACGCCCATCAGCCCGTTCCGCTGCGTGTTCAGCGTGACGGCGCCCGCCCTGGCCGTACTCCTCATCACCGTGGGGCTCACGCTCCCGGCGGTCGTCTGGCCGGTCAGCCAGTTCCTGCGCCGCCGGTGGGAGTCGCGGTCCTTCGCCGCGCTCGCCCCCCTGTGGGAGGACATCTCCGGCGCGACACCCGAAGTCGTCCTGGCCTCGGCCGGGTTCCCCGAGGAGCGGCACGCGGACGACTCCGACTTCCTCCTCCACCGTCGTGTGATCGAGATCAACGACGGCGGACTCGCCCTTCGCCCGCACCGTTCCCAGCGGGTCCGGGAGGACGCCGAGCGGGCCGTCGCCACCCGCGGCCTGGCCGGCACCCCCGAAGGCGACGCGATCGTGGAGGCCGCGATCCTGCGAGCTGCCGTACGCGCGAAGAAAACCGGGAGCGAACCGCAGACAGAAGCCGCTCCGCCGGCCCCCAGGACCGCCTCCCGGGCGGGCAACCTCCGGTCCGAGACCGAGTGGCTGCTCCTCGTCGCCCACGCCTACGCGCAGGGCGAGGTCGTACGTACTCCCACTGACGAACTGGCCCCCTCGGGAACGGACCCGCAAGCGTGA
- a CDS encoding regulator component has product MDLEGLRRECEERVDALGLPHRFNTRDLCDAVADKRGRPIILRPLNTLGAIDAPCGIRLETPDADLLFYEEGTSALHQNHILAHEVSHIICDHPGSLELDADAFRAIGFNPTLVRRMNGRTSYSTDDEREAEMMATVIRQHIYRGRELPSSEPEKGAERWEALFAKPTKKGRRHP; this is encoded by the coding sequence ATGGACCTTGAGGGGCTTCGCCGCGAGTGCGAAGAGCGCGTGGACGCGCTCGGGCTCCCCCACCGCTTCAACACCCGGGACCTCTGCGACGCCGTGGCGGACAAGCGCGGCCGTCCGATCATCCTCAGGCCCCTGAACACACTCGGCGCGATCGACGCCCCCTGCGGAATCCGCCTGGAGACACCTGACGCCGATCTCCTCTTCTACGAGGAGGGAACGTCCGCCCTGCACCAGAACCACATACTCGCGCACGAGGTCAGTCACATCATCTGCGACCACCCCGGCAGCCTTGAGCTGGACGCCGACGCCTTCCGCGCCATCGGCTTCAACCCCACCCTCGTCCGGCGTATGAACGGACGCACGAGCTACTCCACGGACGACGAGCGCGAGGCCGAGATGATGGCCACCGTCATCCGACAGCACATCTACCGCGGACGTGAACTCCCCTCCAGCGAGCCCGAGAAGGGCGCCGAGCGCTGGGAGGCCCTGTTCGCCAAACCGACCAAGAAGGGCCGTCGGCACCCATGA
- a CDS encoding helix-turn-helix domain-containing protein has product MTDDEPRTFAQLLDYLFQQVHPESRGPYTYAEVAEGIREASGGQGKGLTASAIQQLRTGAKKNPTMHTIKALADFFGVPAGYFVDEEAAHRTRAEIAVLAAMRDRNVRTVALRANGLSTETLQMVTAVIEQARILEGLPGETTANNLNLDD; this is encoded by the coding sequence GTGACAGACGACGAGCCGCGCACCTTCGCGCAGTTGCTGGACTACCTGTTCCAGCAGGTCCACCCGGAAAGTCGCGGACCCTACACGTACGCCGAGGTCGCCGAGGGCATCCGGGAGGCTTCGGGAGGCCAGGGCAAGGGGCTCACCGCGAGCGCGATCCAGCAACTGCGCACCGGTGCGAAGAAGAATCCCACGATGCACACCATCAAGGCTCTCGCCGACTTCTTCGGCGTGCCCGCCGGCTACTTCGTCGACGAGGAAGCCGCCCACCGCACCCGGGCGGAGATCGCCGTCCTCGCCGCCATGCGGGACCGGAACGTACGCACCGTCGCCCTGCGCGCCAACGGCCTGAGCACAGAGACCCTTCAGATGGTGACGGCGGTGATCGAGCAGGCCCGGATCCTGGAGGGCCTCCCGGGCGAAACCACTGCGAACAACCTCAACCTGGACGACTGA
- a CDS encoding lipase family protein yields MRRRLSAITAAGVAVILALGCGTAVAQPANPDEGRGAGQCAPGVPVGPEGKDFYDPPSPLPEGEHGDLLWAREVNAPDGARACRILYLSTLHSGAPVAVSGIVAWPDKPAPRGGRNVVAWAHGTVGGPRMCAPSAVPDPAVDLVDYFTYDSPWGIDVGVPALTQFLGSGDVVVGTDYQGLGTPGVHQYVVGATEANNVLDSVRAARQITDTHASHRTAVLGWSQGGGAAMFTGQNVRAYTPETQLVGVAGLAPAANLGPDFAGLVPPGPTSATSAAHNAALRINVYRGFLAAYPELRAEDVLKPAGLKALKGDGEACIEHFSDVIQNNVGNNGKLDTLFQPLRDVPRAWHKRFRENTPGHATTVAPVLVMQGTADTVINPNSTTQYVKRACRFGQPVQYSRYRGATHQTIPVVAEKQYLNWIADRFAGRPAPSTC; encoded by the coding sequence ATGAGACGCAGGCTTTCGGCGATCACCGCGGCCGGTGTGGCCGTGATCCTCGCGCTGGGATGCGGCACCGCTGTCGCGCAACCGGCGAACCCGGACGAGGGCAGGGGCGCCGGGCAGTGCGCACCGGGCGTCCCGGTCGGCCCGGAGGGCAAGGACTTCTACGACCCCCCGTCGCCGCTGCCCGAGGGCGAGCACGGTGACCTGCTCTGGGCCCGTGAAGTGAACGCCCCCGACGGCGCGAGGGCCTGCCGGATCCTCTACCTCTCGACTCTTCACAGCGGTGCCCCGGTCGCCGTCTCCGGCATCGTGGCCTGGCCCGACAAGCCCGCACCGCGAGGCGGCCGCAACGTCGTGGCCTGGGCCCACGGCACCGTGGGCGGTCCGCGCATGTGCGCGCCCTCCGCCGTACCGGACCCGGCCGTCGACCTGGTGGACTACTTCACGTACGACAGCCCGTGGGGGATCGACGTCGGCGTGCCGGCGCTGACCCAGTTCCTCGGCTCCGGTGACGTCGTGGTCGGTACCGACTACCAGGGGCTGGGTACGCCCGGCGTGCACCAGTACGTCGTCGGCGCCACGGAGGCCAACAACGTCCTCGACTCCGTCCGGGCGGCCCGGCAGATCACCGACACCCACGCGAGCCACAGGACGGCGGTGCTGGGCTGGTCGCAGGGCGGCGGCGCCGCGATGTTCACCGGCCAGAACGTCCGCGCGTACACCCCCGAGACCCAACTGGTCGGCGTGGCGGGACTGGCGCCCGCGGCGAACCTGGGGCCGGACTTCGCCGGCCTGGTCCCGCCCGGACCGACCAGCGCCACCTCCGCCGCCCACAACGCGGCGCTGCGCATCAACGTCTACCGGGGCTTCCTGGCGGCCTACCCCGAGCTGAGGGCCGAGGACGTACTCAAGCCGGCCGGACTGAAGGCACTCAAGGGTGACGGGGAGGCGTGCATCGAGCACTTCTCCGACGTGATCCAGAACAACGTCGGGAACAACGGGAAGCTCGACACCCTGTTCCAGCCCCTGCGGGACGTGCCGCGCGCCTGGCACAAACGGTTCCGCGAGAACACTCCGGGCCATGCCACGACGGTGGCCCCGGTGCTGGTGATGCAGGGGACGGCGGACACCGTCATCAACCCCAACTCGACCACGCAGTACGTCAAGCGGGCGTGCAGGTTCGGCCAGCCGGTCCAGTACTCGAGGTACCGGGGCGCGACGCACCAGACGATCCCCGTCGTCGCCGAGAAGCAGTACCTGAACTGGATCGCGGACCGCTTCGCGGGCCGGCCGGCCCCGTCCACCTGCTGA